From a single Mangifera indica cultivar Alphonso chromosome 19, CATAS_Mindica_2.1, whole genome shotgun sequence genomic region:
- the LOC123203099 gene encoding serine decarboxylase-like isoform X1: protein MPQVVRMEVEASLKHVNEAMAEIFSTDFDPAAVPPEPLPPVVVVESNGGPVKIISDCDRETEIKREIVLGKNVHTTCLAVTEPEANDDFTGDKEAYMAGVLARYRKTLVERTKHHLGYPYNLDFDYGALAQLQHFSINNLGDPFIESNYGVHSRQFEVGVLDWFARLWEIEKDEYWGYITNCGTEGNLHGILVGREVFPDGILYASKESHYSVFKAARMYRMECIKVDTLMSGEIDCTDFRVKLLAHKDKPAIINVNIGTTVKGAVDDLDLVIQTLEETGFKHDRFYIHCDGALFGLMMPFVRRAPKVTFKKPIGSVSVSGHKFVGCPMPCGVQITRMEHINALSRNVEYLASRDATIMGSRNGHAPIFLWYTLNRKGYKGFQKEVQKCLRNAHYLKDCLREAGISAMLNELSSTVVFERPKDEEFVRKWQLACQGNIAHVVVMPNVNIDKLDHFLNDLVERRSTWYQEGKAQAPCIAADIGTENCICALHK, encoded by the exons ATGCCTCAGGTTGTGCGAATGGAAGTGGAGGCTAGTTTGAAGCACGTGAACGAAGCGATGGCGGAGATCTTTTCTACAGATTTCGATCCGGCGGCTGTGCCTCCTGAACCGTTGCCTCCGGTTGTGGTTGTGGAGAGTAACGGCGGGCCTGTGAAGATTATTTCTGACTGTGACAGAGAGACTGAGATTAAAAGAGAGATTGTGCTCGGGAAGAACGTGCATACCACGTGCTTGGCTGTCACAGAGCCTGAAGCTAACGACGATTTCACTGGCGATAAAGAGGCTTACATGGCAGGCGTCTTGGCTCGCTACAGGAAGACCTTAGTCGAACGGACTAAGCACCATTTAG GTTATCCTTATAATCTTGACTTCGATTATGGTGCCCTTGCTCAGTTGCAGCATTTCTCCATCAACAATCTTGGGGATCCATTTATAGAGAGCAACTATGGTGTCCATTCAAGACAGTTTGAAGTTGGTGTTTTGGATTGGTTTGCTCGTCTGTGGGAAATAGAGAAAGATGAATACTGGGGATACATTACGAATTGTGGTACAGAAGGCAATCTTCATGGCATTTTAGTTGG GAGGGAGGTGTTTCCTGATGGGATTCTGTATGCATCGAAAGAGTCACATTATTCTGTCTTTAAAGCTGCGCGTATGTATAGAATGGAATGTATAAAGGTTGACACTCTGATGTCTGGTGAAATTGATTGTACTGATTTCAGAGTTAAACTACTTGCACACAAGGACAAACCAGCTATCATCAATGTTAATATAG GAACAACTGTCAAAGGAGCTGTTGATGACCTTGATCTTGTGATACAAACACTTGAAGAAACTGGATTTAAGCATGATCGCTTTTATATTCATTGTGATGGAGCTCTATTTGGACTCATGATGCCCTTTGTTAGACGC GCACCGAAAGTTACTTTCAAGAAACCCATCGGAAGTGTGTCTGTCTCTGGACACAAGTTTGTTGGATGCCCAATGCCTTGTGGTGTTCAGATAACAAGGATGGAGCACATAAATGCTCTCTCGCGGAATGTTGAGTACCTTGCTTCAAGGGATGCCACAATCATGGGAAGCCGAAATGGCCATGCTCCTATCTTCCTCTGGTACACCCTCAATAGAAAAGGTTACAAAGGATTCCAGAAAGAAGTCCAAAAGTGTCTTAGAAACGCTCACTACTTGAAGGACTGCCTTCGTGAGGCTGGTATCAGTGCCATGCTGAATGAACTTAGCAGCACAGTCGTGTTTGAGCGTCCCAAAGATGAAGAGTTTGTTAGAAAGTGGCAGCTTGCTTGCCAAGGTAATATTGCTCATGTTGTGGTTATGCCCAATGTCAACATTGACAAACTGGACCATTTCTTGAATGATTTGGTTGAGCGCCGTTCAACTTGGTATCAGGAGGGAAAAGCTCAGGCTCCTTGCATTGCCGCAGACATAGGGACTGAAAATTGCATTTGCGCTCTCCATAAGTGA
- the LOC123203099 gene encoding serine decarboxylase-like isoform X2, translated as MEVEASLKHVNEAMAEIFSTDFDPAAVPPEPLPPVVVVESNGGPVKIISDCDRETEIKREIVLGKNVHTTCLAVTEPEANDDFTGDKEAYMAGVLARYRKTLVERTKHHLGYPYNLDFDYGALAQLQHFSINNLGDPFIESNYGVHSRQFEVGVLDWFARLWEIEKDEYWGYITNCGTEGNLHGILVGREVFPDGILYASKESHYSVFKAARMYRMECIKVDTLMSGEIDCTDFRVKLLAHKDKPAIINVNIGTTVKGAVDDLDLVIQTLEETGFKHDRFYIHCDGALFGLMMPFVRRAPKVTFKKPIGSVSVSGHKFVGCPMPCGVQITRMEHINALSRNVEYLASRDATIMGSRNGHAPIFLWYTLNRKGYKGFQKEVQKCLRNAHYLKDCLREAGISAMLNELSSTVVFERPKDEEFVRKWQLACQGNIAHVVVMPNVNIDKLDHFLNDLVERRSTWYQEGKAQAPCIAADIGTENCICALHK; from the exons ATGGAAGTGGAGGCTAGTTTGAAGCACGTGAACGAAGCGATGGCGGAGATCTTTTCTACAGATTTCGATCCGGCGGCTGTGCCTCCTGAACCGTTGCCTCCGGTTGTGGTTGTGGAGAGTAACGGCGGGCCTGTGAAGATTATTTCTGACTGTGACAGAGAGACTGAGATTAAAAGAGAGATTGTGCTCGGGAAGAACGTGCATACCACGTGCTTGGCTGTCACAGAGCCTGAAGCTAACGACGATTTCACTGGCGATAAAGAGGCTTACATGGCAGGCGTCTTGGCTCGCTACAGGAAGACCTTAGTCGAACGGACTAAGCACCATTTAG GTTATCCTTATAATCTTGACTTCGATTATGGTGCCCTTGCTCAGTTGCAGCATTTCTCCATCAACAATCTTGGGGATCCATTTATAGAGAGCAACTATGGTGTCCATTCAAGACAGTTTGAAGTTGGTGTTTTGGATTGGTTTGCTCGTCTGTGGGAAATAGAGAAAGATGAATACTGGGGATACATTACGAATTGTGGTACAGAAGGCAATCTTCATGGCATTTTAGTTGG GAGGGAGGTGTTTCCTGATGGGATTCTGTATGCATCGAAAGAGTCACATTATTCTGTCTTTAAAGCTGCGCGTATGTATAGAATGGAATGTATAAAGGTTGACACTCTGATGTCTGGTGAAATTGATTGTACTGATTTCAGAGTTAAACTACTTGCACACAAGGACAAACCAGCTATCATCAATGTTAATATAG GAACAACTGTCAAAGGAGCTGTTGATGACCTTGATCTTGTGATACAAACACTTGAAGAAACTGGATTTAAGCATGATCGCTTTTATATTCATTGTGATGGAGCTCTATTTGGACTCATGATGCCCTTTGTTAGACGC GCACCGAAAGTTACTTTCAAGAAACCCATCGGAAGTGTGTCTGTCTCTGGACACAAGTTTGTTGGATGCCCAATGCCTTGTGGTGTTCAGATAACAAGGATGGAGCACATAAATGCTCTCTCGCGGAATGTTGAGTACCTTGCTTCAAGGGATGCCACAATCATGGGAAGCCGAAATGGCCATGCTCCTATCTTCCTCTGGTACACCCTCAATAGAAAAGGTTACAAAGGATTCCAGAAAGAAGTCCAAAAGTGTCTTAGAAACGCTCACTACTTGAAGGACTGCCTTCGTGAGGCTGGTATCAGTGCCATGCTGAATGAACTTAGCAGCACAGTCGTGTTTGAGCGTCCCAAAGATGAAGAGTTTGTTAGAAAGTGGCAGCTTGCTTGCCAAGGTAATATTGCTCATGTTGTGGTTATGCCCAATGTCAACATTGACAAACTGGACCATTTCTTGAATGATTTGGTTGAGCGCCGTTCAACTTGGTATCAGGAGGGAAAAGCTCAGGCTCCTTGCATTGCCGCAGACATAGGGACTGAAAATTGCATTTGCGCTCTCCATAAGTGA
- the LOC123202548 gene encoding SKP1-interacting partner 15-like — protein MDAPSICALPQDTLQQIFSSLPLRQIIVCRSVCKLFNQILTSPSFVHHISTQKPPLSLLALRPSHHRRHHHHVSLSTHSALHVFDPNQNQWLRFDLGFLPFRSLHPVASSQGLVYVWGESPDSPESNKSLIACNPLTRQFKVLPQLGSAWSKHGSVLVDSVNRVMVLTELAALFYSNSVHCWLKFSSNLPSKPRSPLIMSDSMYALCDVGSPWRSQWKLFTCKLSTLKNPQQFWYCLEKHEWGDVFDILKRPRLVRGIGNRVLMIGGLKSSYSLNSSCSTIIILRLDLDLLEWEEAGRMPGAIYKFFQESSKFKVFGMGDKVCFSAKRVEKLALWECGRGGGDWRWIDGLATSGDGPSRGFVLEARLNAVP, from the coding sequence ATGGACGCGCCCTCGATCTGCGCTCTCCCGCAAGACACGCTTCAACAGATTTTCTCCTCTCTCCCTCTTCGTCAAATCATCGTCTGCCGATCCGTCTGCAAACTCTTCAATCAAATCTTGACCTCGCCCTCCTTCGTCCACCACATCTCCACCCAAAAACCTCCCCTCTCTCTCCTCGCTCTCCGTCCGTCGCACCACCGCCGCCATCACCACCACGTGTCCCTTTCTACTCATTCCGCACTCCACGTTTTTGATCCTAATCAAAACCAATGGCTCAGATTCGATCTAGGTTTCCTCCCTTTCAGATCGCTACACCCCGTCGCCTCATCCCAAGGACTCGTTTATGTCTGGGGAGAGTCACCCGACTCGCCAGAGTCCAACAAATCGCTGATAGCTTGTAATCCCTTGACTCGACAATTTAAGGTCCTGCCTCAGTTAGGGTCAGCCTGGTCAAAACATGGATCGGTTCTGGTGGACTCGGTTAATCGAGTCATGGTACTTACGGAACTGGCCGCATTGTTTTATTCGAACTCAGTGCATTGCTGGCTCAAGTTCTCCTCGAATCTTCCGTCGAAACCGCGAAGTCCGCTTATCATGTCGGATTCTATGTACGCGTTGTGCGACGTCGGATCACCGTGGAGAAGTCAATGGAAATTATTCACATGCAAGTTATCAACTTTAAAGAATCCGCAACAGTTTTGGTATTGTTTAGAGAAGCACGAGTGGGGAGACGTGTTTGATATATTGAAACGGCCACGTTTAGTTCGCGGAATTGGGAATAGGGTTTTGATGATCGGGGGACTGAAGTCGTCCTATTCTTTGAATTCGTCCTGTTCGACTATAATTATACTGAGATTGGACTTGGATTTGCTGGAATGGGAAGAAGCGGGCAGAATGCCGGGGGCgatatacaaattttttcaagAATCGAGTAAGTTTAAGGTATTTGGAATGGGGGATAAGGTTTGCTTTTCGGCAAAGAGAGTTGAGAAATTGGCTCTGTGGGAATGTGGGAGAGGAGGAGGAGACTGGAGATGGATTGATGGACTGGCAACTAGTGGAGATGGGCCAAGTCGTGGATTTGTGTTGGAAGCAAGGCTAAATGCTGTGCCTTGA